The following are from one region of the Staphylococcus schleiferi genome:
- a CDS encoding nucleotide pyrophosphohydrolase yields MTKSLSEMQKEVDTYISQFKTGYFSPLANLARLTEEVGELAREINHFHGEKKKKESEADNTIEAELGDNLFVLLCLANSLNIDMTDSFNQTMQKFNTRDKNRFERKS; encoded by the coding sequence ATGACCAAATCACTCTCTGAAATGCAAAAAGAAGTTGATACATATATATCACAATTTAAAACAGGTTATTTTTCTCCGCTTGCAAATTTGGCACGCTTAACAGAAGAAGTCGGGGAACTTGCACGTGAAATCAATCATTTTCATGGTGAAAAGAAGAAAAAAGAGAGTGAAGCTGATAATACAATTGAAGCAGAGCTAGGCGATAATCTATTTGTATTACTTTGTTTAGCTAATTCTTTAAATATTGATATGACGGATAGTTTTAATCAAACGATGCAAAAATTTAATACACGTGATAAAAATCGTTTTGAAAGAAAATCATAA
- the bshA gene encoding N-acetyl-alpha-D-glucosaminyl L-malate synthase BshA, whose amino-acid sequence MKIGITCYPSVGGSGVIATELGILMAERGHEVHFITSNMPFRLTKPIPNITFHQVDVNQYSVFQYPPYDISLSTKIANVINEYDLDVLHMHYAIPHAICGILARQMSGKDIKIMTTLHGTDITVLGYDHSLRNAIKFGIEQSDVVTSVSQSLKAQTNEIIAPNKEIIPIYNFVRESEFPTRYNPSFKESYHIEQDEKVLIHVSNFRQVKRIDTIIDTFSKVRKQIKAKLLLIGDGPELLDMRMKVRELGLSDEVLFLGKQDCMSNFYQIADIVLLMSEKESFGLTLLEAMKTGVIPIGTYAGGIQEVIQHEKTGYLVDIGDSDTAAHYALKLLKDPELYQTMQQRMLKDVETRFHSQNIADQYEYYYKQMLGEL is encoded by the coding sequence ATGAAAATTGGAATTACTTGTTATCCATCTGTGGGAGGCTCAGGTGTGATTGCAACGGAATTAGGTATATTAATGGCCGAGCGTGGCCACGAGGTTCATTTTATTACTTCTAATATGCCTTTTCGACTTACAAAGCCGATTCCTAACATTACCTTTCATCAGGTTGATGTCAATCAGTATTCTGTTTTTCAATACCCACCTTATGATATTTCGTTAAGTACAAAAATTGCGAACGTCATTAATGAGTATGATTTAGATGTATTACATATGCATTATGCTATCCCTCATGCCATTTGTGGTATTTTAGCAAGACAAATGTCGGGTAAAGATATTAAAATCATGACAACTTTACATGGAACAGATATCACTGTTTTAGGATACGATCATTCGTTAAGAAATGCGATAAAATTTGGTATTGAACAAAGTGATGTCGTGACAAGTGTAAGTCAATCACTTAAAGCACAAACAAATGAGATTATTGCGCCGAATAAAGAAATTATTCCTATCTATAATTTTGTGCGAGAATCAGAGTTTCCAACAAGATATAATCCATCTTTTAAAGAAAGCTATCATATTGAACAAGATGAAAAAGTTTTAATTCATGTTTCAAACTTTCGACAAGTGAAACGCATTGACACCATCATCGACACATTTAGTAAAGTTAGAAAACAAATAAAAGCTAAATTATTATTAATCGGGGACGGACCAGAATTATTAGATATGCGAATGAAAGTACGTGAACTCGGCTTATCCGATGAAGTGCTATTTTTAGGCAAGCAAGATTGTATGAGTAATTTCTATCAAATTGCAGATATTGTGTTATTAATGAGTGAAAAAGAAAGCTTTGGTTTAACCTTATTAGAAGCAATGAAAACGGGTGTTATTCCAATAGGAACTTATGCAGGTGGTATTCAAGAAGTAATTCAACATGAAAAAACAGGCTATCTTGTAGACATAGGAGATAGTGATACAGCTGCACATTATGCATTAAAATTATTAAAAGATCCAGAACTTTATCAAACAATGCAACAACGTATGCTAAAAGATGTTGAGACACGCTTCCATTCTCAGAATATCGCAGATCAGTATGAATATTATTATAAACAAATGTTAGGAGAACTTTAA
- a CDS encoding YpoC family protein codes for MEQLNQMTTLEKELDQFAKSRQIGSVQAKPLLNQYYSLLMDYFYAINQVEPTSLAQLDLDTLTIVPFNIVDRLAYIEERKHHYMGYQQMKTLKSELIKMYAAYRARHHIE; via the coding sequence ATGGAACAATTAAATCAAATGACTACTTTAGAAAAAGAATTAGATCAATTCGCCAAAAGTCGTCAAATTGGCAGTGTACAGGCCAAACCATTACTTAATCAATATTACTCATTGTTAATGGACTATTTTTACGCAATTAACCAAGTCGAACCTACTTCATTAGCACAACTTGATTTGGATACACTCACAATCGTTCCGTTTAATATTGTTGATCGACTTGCATATATTGAAGAAAGAAAGCATCACTATATGGGCTACCAACAAATGAAAACACTCAAATCAGAACTGATTAAAATGTATGCCGCTTATCGTGCGCGACATCACATTGAATGA
- a CDS encoding DnaD domain-containing protein, producing the protein MNARELQIRPVVIRYELLEHYHDLGLNENDLVILLKILHAYEHSNEQPSIDTLKKGTTMKAFEVTTIIQKLIQLGLLEMRVEKNAEGKFTEYINLEGFYEQFSQVLSQVEQTTQSTSQAEAFKQLFHRIETEFGRPLSPLEIEHINQWLDVDHYDIKIIDAALNEALAHQKTSLKYVDRILLNWQKNNVTTVEDTQPIRAKFKKQSQSQQPVKKIENLPKFNWLKGENPFDK; encoded by the coding sequence ATGAATGCACGTGAACTTCAAATTAGACCTGTTGTGATTCGATATGAACTCCTTGAGCATTATCATGACTTAGGTTTGAATGAGAATGACTTAGTGATACTCCTTAAAATTTTGCATGCTTACGAGCACTCGAATGAACAACCTTCTATAGATACGTTAAAAAAAGGGACAACTATGAAAGCGTTCGAAGTGACAACCATCATTCAAAAGCTCATTCAGCTCGGTTTGTTAGAAATGAGAGTTGAGAAAAACGCAGAAGGTAAATTCACTGAATATATCAACTTAGAAGGGTTCTATGAACAATTTTCGCAAGTATTATCACAAGTTGAACAAACAACGCAATCTACATCTCAAGCAGAGGCTTTTAAACAATTGTTTCATCGCATAGAAACTGAATTCGGACGTCCGTTATCGCCTTTAGAAATAGAACATATTAATCAATGGCTAGATGTTGATCACTATGACATTAAAATTATTGATGCTGCACTGAACGAGGCCCTTGCACATCAGAAGACATCATTAAAGTACGTAGATAGAATTTTATTAAATTGGCAAAAAAATAATGTGACTACCGTAGAAGATACGCAACCGATTCGTGCAAAATTTAAAAAGCAATCTCAATCTCAACAACCTGTTAAAAAAATAGAAAACCTTCCAAAATTTAATTGGTTGAAAGGAGAGAATCCTTTTGATAAGTAA
- a CDS encoding biotin--[acetyl-CoA-carboxylase] ligase — translation MSKYRETILELLTEARPDYISGQTIAEKLNISRMTVKKTIDQLKLEGISIDSVHNRGHKLNELPTQWHEGVLNGLFKDSTFIEKFECYATVDSTQQIAKKSIVDFDGTMLILSDAQTAGKGRFKRVWQSPKEKGLWMSVVLRPEISFSMLTTFNLFISLAICETIQTYLTDQVQIKWPNDIYIGTQKVCGFLTEMIANADGIEAVICGIGININHEDSDFDPSLNHTATSLKIHSGQDINRYDFLKVLMRNIEQRYLQFLNEPFTAIKEEYIAHSNIWNKQLRFTEGSQQFYGKVVEIDDQGFLHVVDRQGDLHRLMSADIEL, via the coding sequence ATGTCGAAATATCGTGAAACTATATTGGAATTACTTACCGAAGCAAGACCTGACTATATCTCTGGCCAAACCATTGCGGAAAAACTGAATATTTCGAGAATGACTGTTAAAAAAACAATTGATCAACTTAAGTTAGAAGGCATTTCAATCGATTCTGTCCATAATCGTGGACATAAACTAAATGAACTTCCAACACAATGGCACGAAGGCGTCTTAAATGGGCTATTTAAAGATTCTACATTTATAGAGAAATTCGAATGTTATGCGACGGTCGATTCCACACAACAAATTGCCAAAAAATCGATTGTTGATTTTGATGGGACTATGTTGATTTTGAGCGATGCGCAAACTGCGGGAAAAGGGCGGTTCAAACGCGTTTGGCAATCTCCAAAAGAGAAAGGGTTATGGATGTCTGTCGTTTTACGCCCAGAAATTTCTTTTTCAATGCTGACAACATTTAATTTATTTATTTCTCTTGCAATCTGTGAAACGATACAAACTTATCTCACAGATCAAGTTCAAATCAAATGGCCCAATGACATCTATATTGGAACTCAAAAAGTCTGTGGCTTTTTAACTGAAATGATTGCCAATGCAGATGGTATAGAAGCGGTCATTTGTGGTATAGGTATTAATATTAATCATGAAGATTCAGACTTTGACCCAAGTTTAAATCATACAGCAACAAGCCTTAAAATACATAGCGGTCAAGACATCAATCGTTATGACTTTTTGAAGGTACTCATGCGTAATATTGAGCAACGTTATTTACAATTTTTAAATGAGCCATTCACTGCAATCAAAGAGGAATACATTGCACATTCAAATATATGGAATAAGCAATTGCGTTTTACAGAAGGATCACAGCAGTTTTATGGTAAAGTCGTTGAAATTGATGACCAAGGCTTTTTACATGTCGTTGATCGTCAAGGTGATCTTCACAGATTAATGAGTGCTGACATCGAATTATAA
- a CDS encoding CCA tRNA nucleotidyltransferase: MNRIQFEVAQPIIDRLTENGYEAYFVGGSVRDYIMNRSIHDVDITTSATPDEIESLFEHTIPIGKDHGTINIVWNKENYEVTTFRAEGTYIEHRRPSEVYFVRDLYRDVERRDFTMNAIAMDISFQRYDYFNGEQDIQQRLIRTVGDAETRFNEDALRILRALRFKSQLGFHIESQTYDAMQKRLSDIQFLSIERIIAELTKLLNGSFVAETFPLLQALNIWQYIPLFKDMNMSSLKIVTPLTLEAFLALILLKNGEATLKSLKLSKAQNHSVSAMVKAINTSQSIETKNALKLFVYDFGLDLSLELLRLKEIWLANQISLPSPLVYNEGTLRTVWDELPIKDRQSMAINGAILMDALHLKGGPWLKKALREVECAIIKGQLGNQQEEIIEWVKEHVEIS; this comes from the coding sequence ATGAATCGTATTCAATTTGAAGTCGCTCAACCCATTATAGATCGTCTCACCGAAAATGGTTATGAAGCGTATTTCGTTGGTGGCTCAGTACGAGATTACATTATGAATCGCTCTATACATGACGTTGACATTACAACAAGTGCGACACCTGATGAAATCGAATCACTTTTTGAACATACGATACCTATAGGTAAAGATCACGGCACAATCAATATCGTATGGAATAAAGAAAATTATGAAGTGACGACTTTTAGAGCTGAAGGTACTTATATTGAACATAGACGGCCTTCTGAGGTTTATTTTGTACGTGATTTATATCGAGACGTTGAAAGACGTGACTTCACAATGAACGCTATTGCTATGGATATTTCTTTTCAACGTTATGATTACTTTAACGGTGAACAAGATATTCAGCAGCGATTGATTCGAACTGTAGGCGACGCTGAGACACGATTTAATGAAGATGCTTTAAGAATCTTACGTGCACTCCGCTTCAAGTCACAGTTAGGATTCCATATCGAATCACAAACGTATGATGCGATGCAAAAACGATTATCAGATATACAATTTTTATCAATTGAGCGTATCATCGCAGAACTTACAAAATTACTTAACGGTTCTTTTGTTGCTGAGACATTCCCTTTACTACAAGCTTTGAACATTTGGCAATATATCCCTTTATTCAAAGATATGAATATGTCTTCTTTGAAAATTGTTACACCACTTACATTGGAAGCATTTTTAGCACTGATTCTGTTAAAAAATGGGGAAGCCACTCTAAAATCGTTGAAACTTAGCAAAGCTCAGAACCATTCGGTCTCAGCAATGGTCAAAGCGATAAACACAAGTCAATCGATAGAGACCAAAAATGCATTAAAATTATTTGTTTATGATTTTGGTTTGGATTTATCACTTGAACTTCTACGTTTAAAGGAAATATGGCTAGCAAACCAAATCTCATTACCATCCCCTTTAGTTTATAATGAAGGCACCCTTCGAACAGTATGGGACGAACTTCCGATAAAGGATCGTCAGTCTATGGCTATTAATGGCGCTATTTTAATGGATGCACTTCATTTAAAAGGTGGACCTTGGCTTAAAAAAGCCTTGCGAGAAGTTGAATGTGCGATCATTAAAGGCCAACTGGGGAATCAACAAGAAGAAATTATTGAATGGGTGAAAGAACATGTCGAAATATCGTGA
- a CDS encoding ISL3 family transposase, whose product MCNDISEMLGIKVKNLKITQNLGLDVHKNVKALLYEGQLTYHPSACACCGIKNDAHLIIKHGFRKTKVYMGLIFERPAYLKLKKQRFYCKACQQTFTAQTPYIQPRCTISNEVKRMMTRKLSKVISEKDVAESLCVSPSTVHRHLKEVSDSVKTQAHHVLPEHLAFDEFKSTKDVEGAMSFIYCDSVTHDIIDILPDRRKHKLEAYFLKFSRKQRERVKTISIDMFPPYIALIQDLFPHAEIIMDRFHIVQAINREINRCRVQVMNGFRAKDRPQYNKLKRYWKLLLKAPLDLDRMIYQSYGLFKSWQSQYSLVQYLLELDERLKETYETGHRLLSALKVNDIQQLRFILQDSKTKDISQGLKRVIQTFIKYLPYISNTMRYPHLTNGPIEGINNKIKLIKRVSYGYRNFWNFRNRILIISKVFVSEYKKRIKQQNNVA is encoded by the coding sequence ATGTGTAATGATATATCAGAAATGCTTGGAATTAAAGTCAAAAATTTAAAAATCACTCAAAATCTAGGATTAGATGTACATAAAAACGTAAAGGCATTATTATACGAAGGCCAATTGACATATCATCCCAGTGCTTGTGCGTGTTGTGGAATTAAAAATGATGCCCATTTAATTATTAAACATGGCTTTCGTAAAACGAAAGTTTATATGGGATTAATTTTTGAAAGACCTGCCTATTTAAAATTGAAGAAACAGCGCTTTTACTGTAAAGCTTGTCAACAAACCTTTACAGCTCAAACACCCTATATTCAACCCCGATGTACCATCTCAAATGAGGTCAAACGCATGATGACCCGGAAACTATCTAAAGTCATCTCTGAAAAGGATGTCGCTGAAAGTCTATGTGTATCACCTTCAACTGTCCATCGCCATTTAAAAGAGGTAAGTGATTCGGTGAAGACGCAGGCACATCATGTTTTACCGGAGCACTTAGCTTTTGACGAATTCAAATCAACGAAAGATGTCGAAGGTGCGATGAGCTTTATTTACTGTGATAGTGTAACCCATGATATCATCGATATTTTACCTGATCGTCGCAAACATAAATTAGAAGCCTATTTTTTAAAGTTCTCTAGAAAGCAACGTGAAAGAGTGAAAACCATCTCTATAGATATGTTTCCACCTTATATCGCACTCATTCAAGACTTATTTCCTCATGCGGAGATAATTATGGATCGCTTTCATATCGTGCAGGCTATCAATCGTGAAATCAATCGATGCCGAGTTCAAGTTATGAATGGTTTTAGGGCAAAAGATAGACCTCAATATAATAAATTAAAGCGTTATTGGAAGTTACTATTAAAAGCGCCCTTAGATTTAGATCGAATGATATATCAGTCATACGGACTTTTTAAGTCTTGGCAGAGTCAATACAGTTTAGTTCAGTATTTATTGGAGCTTGATGAGAGGCTCAAAGAGACATATGAAACGGGGCATCGTCTTTTAAGTGCTCTGAAAGTAAACGATATCCAGCAATTACGCTTCATCTTACAGGATTCAAAAACAAAAGATATTTCACAAGGACTCAAGCGCGTCATTCAAACATTCATCAAATATTTGCCCTATATCTCAAATACGATGCGTTATCCACATTTAACGAATGGGCCAATTGAGGGCATTAATAATAAAATAAAACTGATTAAACGGGTTTCTTATGGTTATAGAAATTTCTGGAATTTTAGGAATCGAATCTTAATCATTTCCAAGGTATTTGTAAGTGAATATAAAAAACGCATTAAACAACAAAATAACGTTGCTTAA
- the asnS gene encoding asparagine--tRNA ligase yields the protein MKTTIKEAKNKIGQEVTIGAWLANKRSSGKIAFLQLRDGTGFMQGVVVKAEVDEETFQLAKSITQESSLYVTGEITEDQRSDLGYEMQVKKIEVIHDAHDYPITPKNHGTEFLMDHRHLWLRSKKQHAVMKIRNEIIRATYEFFNNNGFTKIDPPILTASAPEGTSELFHTKYFDEDAFLSQSGQLYMEAAAMAHGKVFSFGPTFRAEKSKTRRHLIEFWMIEPEMAFTTHQESLEVQEAYVAFIVKSVLENCKIELKALGRDTSKLEKVQTPFPRISYDDAIKFLHEEGFNDIEWGDDFGAPHETAIANHYDLPVFIVNYPTKIKPFYMQPNPENEETVLCADLIAPEGYGEIIGGSERINDIDLLEARIEAHHLDAESYQYYLDLRKYGSVPHSGFGLGLERTVAWISGVEHVRETSPFPRLLNRLYP from the coding sequence ATGAAAACAACGATTAAAGAAGCAAAAAATAAGATTGGCCAAGAAGTAACAATAGGCGCTTGGTTAGCAAACAAGCGTTCAAGCGGTAAAATTGCATTTCTTCAGTTACGTGACGGCACAGGCTTTATGCAAGGTGTTGTAGTAAAAGCAGAAGTAGATGAAGAAACATTTCAACTTGCAAAATCTATAACACAAGAGTCTTCACTTTATGTAACAGGTGAAATTACTGAAGATCAACGTTCAGATTTAGGTTATGAAATGCAAGTGAAAAAAATTGAAGTTATCCATGATGCTCATGATTATCCTATTACACCTAAAAATCACGGCACAGAATTTTTAATGGATCACCGTCATTTATGGTTACGTTCTAAAAAACAACACGCTGTGATGAAAATTCGTAATGAAATTATTCGAGCAACATATGAATTTTTCAATAATAACGGCTTTACAAAAATTGACCCACCAATTTTAACTGCGAGTGCACCAGAAGGGACAAGCGAATTATTTCATACAAAATACTTTGATGAAGATGCGTTTTTATCACAAAGTGGACAACTTTATATGGAAGCTGCAGCGATGGCGCATGGTAAAGTGTTCTCATTTGGGCCAACATTTAGAGCTGAAAAATCTAAAACAAGAAGACATTTAATTGAGTTTTGGATGATTGAACCTGAAATGGCATTTACAACACACCAAGAGAGTTTAGAAGTGCAAGAAGCTTATGTTGCTTTTATCGTCAAATCAGTACTCGAAAATTGTAAAATCGAATTAAAAGCACTTGGTCGTGATACTTCTAAATTAGAAAAAGTTCAAACGCCATTCCCACGTATTTCTTATGATGATGCGATTAAATTTTTACATGAAGAAGGTTTTAACGACATTGAGTGGGGCGATGATTTCGGTGCGCCACACGAAACAGCTATCGCAAATCATTATGATTTACCCGTATTTATCGTTAACTATCCAACTAAAATCAAACCATTTTATATGCAACCGAACCCTGAAAATGAAGAGACTGTCCTTTGCGCTGATTTAATCGCTCCAGAAGGCTACGGTGAAATCATTGGTGGTTCTGAACGTATCAATGATATTGATTTATTAGAAGCACGCATTGAAGCGCACCATCTCGATGCCGAAAGCTATCAATATTATCTTGATTTACGTAAATATGGTAGTGTGCCACATAGTGGTTTTGGTCTTGGTCTTGAACGTACTGTGGCATGGATTTCAGGAGTAGAACATGTTCGTGAAACTTCACCATTCCCACGTTTATTAAACCGTTTATATCCTTAA
- a CDS encoding helicase C-terminal domain-containing protein: MAQSPCYAVIDLETTGNQTNYDEIIQIGITFVQDKQIIDSYHSMIKTDIQIPTFIQALTSIEEEMLQQAPYFHEVAKEIYSKIKDCIFVAHNVNFDLNFLKRSFKKCHIHYQPKKVIDTLELFKVAFPTEKSYQLTELSESLGVPLTNAHRADEDARTTARIMILAFDKFETLPLNTKKQLYYLSKQLKYNLDDYFFELVRLHQPSLEQKQLQQFEQLFYKPQPEFHEATLKFEGDLNDLYQLIINHCGYQYREEQLYMAQVVFDQLMHNDKALIEANTGSGKSLAYLIAALMYYIETGEHVMISTNTKMLQNQLLSHDIPMLNDALNSTINATLIKSKQDYISLGLISQVLKDETSNYDVNLLKMQLLIWILETHTGDIEELNLRGGQKMYFEQKVETYVPIRKDIHYYNHIRTNASKIQIGITNHAHLLYSSPDHTIYQLFNHCIIDEAHRLPDYAIDCAMRAFGYSDIKYQLGLIGKTENEKLLKQIDQLEQQRILEKLDIPPIDVFNIKQDINAIHDMNEQFFETLFEMVHNAHIYDDETSKLFYVYDIDVNVLIPSLHHFISQINLTLENFNSMKHKVIKTMRKHLLYIVDQLRHIENGLKDGHMAYLSLKNLQQKSTIKIHIKDHSVKHLLSEKILNKFDSISFVSGTLTFNQSFKTFKKWFEDETSFQTYQIQSQQTFQPNGHIFIPKDIKRYNYQNQDEYIQTIVDYIARYVTTVEGKCLILFTSYKMLYTVMDYLNQMVEFEDYVILTQQQNQNYKIAQQFNHFDKAILLGTSTFFEGFDYQAEGIKCVMIAKLPFMNQHATKPMLLANEFDNVFKDYVLPEAVLRFRQGLGRLLRNEKDKGVIVSFDNRLIHSQYKQFFQNTLTHYKQHQGNIQQFERLLNRMQSNDSTD; this comes from the coding sequence ATGGCGCAATCGCCTTGTTATGCCGTCATCGACCTTGAAACGACTGGCAACCAAACAAATTATGATGAAATCATACAAATTGGTATTACATTTGTACAAGACAAACAAATTATTGATAGTTATCATTCAATGATAAAAACAGATATTCAAATCCCGACATTTATTCAAGCTTTAACCTCAATAGAAGAAGAAATGTTACAACAAGCGCCTTATTTTCATGAAGTCGCAAAAGAAATATATTCAAAAATAAAAGATTGTATATTTGTAGCACATAATGTGAATTTTGATTTGAATTTTTTGAAACGTTCTTTTAAAAAGTGTCATATTCATTATCAACCAAAGAAAGTGATCGATACTTTAGAGCTTTTTAAGGTGGCTTTTCCTACCGAAAAAAGCTATCAATTGACAGAGCTGTCAGAATCTTTAGGTGTGCCTTTAACTAACGCACATCGCGCGGATGAAGATGCCCGGACGACAGCACGAATTATGATTTTAGCCTTTGATAAATTTGAAACACTCCCGCTCAATACTAAAAAGCAGCTTTACTATTTAAGCAAACAACTCAAATATAACTTGGATGACTATTTTTTCGAATTGGTTCGATTACATCAACCTTCATTAGAACAAAAGCAGTTACAACAATTTGAGCAGCTTTTTTATAAACCACAACCGGAATTTCATGAAGCGACATTAAAGTTTGAAGGGGACTTAAATGACCTATATCAATTAATTATCAATCATTGTGGATATCAGTATAGAGAAGAGCAGCTTTATATGGCACAAGTCGTTTTTGATCAATTGATGCATAATGATAAAGCCTTGATTGAAGCAAACACAGGAAGCGGTAAATCTTTAGCTTATTTGATTGCTGCATTAATGTATTATATCGAAACAGGCGAGCATGTAATGATTTCGACTAATACTAAAATGTTACAAAATCAGCTTTTATCTCATGATATTCCGATGTTGAACGATGCTCTAAATAGTACGATTAACGCAACACTGATCAAAAGTAAGCAAGACTATATTTCACTAGGACTTATCAGTCAAGTGTTAAAAGATGAAACATCGAATTATGATGTAAATTTACTTAAGATGCAGTTATTAATTTGGATTTTAGAGACACATACGGGTGATATAGAAGAACTCAATCTACGTGGTGGACAAAAAATGTATTTTGAGCAAAAAGTTGAAACTTATGTGCCGATTCGTAAAGATATTCATTATTATAACCACATACGGACGAATGCTTCGAAAATTCAAATTGGTATTACAAATCACGCACATTTATTATATTCTTCACCAGACCATACGATCTATCAATTGTTTAATCATTGTATCATCGATGAAGCCCATCGATTGCCTGATTATGCGATTGATTGTGCCATGCGTGCTTTTGGCTATTCAGACATTAAATATCAACTAGGACTCATTGGTAAAACAGAAAACGAGAAGTTACTCAAACAAATTGATCAGTTGGAGCAACAACGAATACTCGAAAAATTAGATATTCCGCCAATAGACGTCTTTAACATTAAACAAGATATTAACGCAATACATGATATGAACGAACAGTTCTTTGAAACATTGTTTGAGATGGTCCATAATGCACACATTTATGACGACGAAACATCAAAACTGTTTTATGTTTATGATATTGATGTTAATGTATTGATACCATCATTACATCACTTTATTTCGCAAATTAATTTAACACTCGAAAACTTTAACAGTATGAAACATAAAGTGATTAAGACGATGCGCAAACATTTACTTTATATTGTCGATCAATTACGGCACATTGAGAATGGTTTAAAAGATGGACATATGGCTTATCTATCGCTCAAAAATTTACAACAAAAGTCAACTATCAAAATTCATATTAAAGATCATTCTGTGAAGCATCTATTATCAGAGAAGATACTCAATAAATTTGACTCTATTTCGTTCGTATCCGGAACCTTAACTTTTAATCAGTCATTTAAAACTTTTAAAAAGTGGTTTGAGGATGAAACATCATTTCAAACCTATCAAATTCAATCCCAACAAACATTTCAACCGAATGGTCATATCTTTATTCCAAAAGATATTAAGCGCTACAATTATCAAAACCAAGATGAATATATCCAAACCATTGTCGATTATATCGCGCGATATGTGACCACAGTTGAAGGAAAATGTCTAATATTATTTACTAGTTATAAAATGTTATATACGGTTATGGATTATTTAAACCAAATGGTTGAATTTGAAGATTATGTGATTTTAACGCAACAGCAAAATCAAAATTATAAAATTGCCCAACAATTTAATCATTTTGATAAAGCGATTTTATTAGGAACAAGCACATTTTTTGAAGGATTCGATTATCAAGCAGAAGGAATTAAATGTGTCATGATTGCTAAATTACCATTTATGAATCAACATGCAACGAAGCCTATGCTACTTGCAAATGAGTTTGATAATGTCTTCAAGGATTATGTGTTACCAGAAGCTGTTTTGCGATTTAGACAAGGACTGGGTCGTCTTTTACGGAACGAAAAAGATAAAGGCGTCATTGTATCTTTTGATAATCGACTTATCCATAGTCAATATAAACAATTTTTCCAAAATACATTAACGCATTACAAACAACATCAAGGTAATATTCAGCAATTTGAACGATTACTCAATCGAATGCAATCGAATGATTCGACAGATTAG
- the nth gene encoding endonuclease III, protein MISKKKALEMIDVIDQMFPNAECELVHDNPFELTIAVLLSAQCTDNTVNKVTHSLFQKYHTPEDYLAVDLEELQQDIRSIGLYRNKAKNIQKLSRSLLDQFDGEVPHTLAELESLAGVGHKTANVVMSVAFGEPALAVDTHVERVSKRLGICRWKDNVTEVERRLTSIIPKERWTKSHHQLIFFGRYHCLAKKPKCGVCPLFDDCREGQKRYRASLKAAGGH, encoded by the coding sequence TTGATAAGTAAAAAGAAAGCACTTGAAATGATTGATGTGATTGATCAAATGTTTCCCAATGCAGAGTGCGAGTTAGTTCATGATAATCCTTTCGAGTTGACCATTGCGGTTCTATTATCAGCGCAATGTACAGATAATACCGTCAATAAAGTTACGCATTCATTATTTCAAAAATATCATACTCCAGAAGATTATTTAGCTGTTGATTTAGAGGAATTACAACAAGATATTCGTTCGATTGGACTTTATCGAAACAAAGCAAAAAATATACAAAAATTAAGTCGATCTTTACTTGATCAATTCGATGGGGAAGTTCCACATACACTTGCTGAACTAGAAAGTCTTGCTGGAGTCGGTCACAAAACGGCAAACGTAGTGATGAGTGTCGCATTTGGTGAACCTGCACTTGCAGTAGATACGCATGTTGAACGCGTATCTAAACGTTTAGGCATTTGTAGATGGAAAGATAATGTAACTGAAGTTGAACGCCGATTAACGTCAATCATTCCAAAAGAACGCTGGACAAAGAGCCACCACCAACTTATCTTCTTCGGTCGCTATCATTGTCTAGCTAAAAAACCGAAATGTGGTGTTTGTCCATTATTTGATGATTGTCGAGAAGGTCAAAAGCGTTATCGTGCATCACTTAAAGCAGCAGGAGGGCACTAG